The Geoalkalibacter sp. genome includes a window with the following:
- a CDS encoding peptidylprolyl isomerase, whose amino-acid sequence MSNANPLIQMETSRGEIILELDAEKAPISVANFVAYARAGHYDGTIFHRVIKGFMIQGGGLTPDMQEKPTGAPIENEARNKLKNKTGTIAMARTAEVDSATAQFFINTEDNKFLDNTGTRPEDFGYAVFGKVVDGMDVVYTIEQQPTTRTAGHDDVPVEPVIITRVTVID is encoded by the coding sequence ATGAGCAACGCCAATCCTCTCATTCAGATGGAAACGTCCCGGGGCGAAATCATCCTGGAGCTCGATGCCGAAAAGGCGCCGATTTCCGTGGCGAATTTCGTCGCCTATGCCCGTGCCGGGCACTACGACGGCACGATTTTTCATCGCGTCATCAAGGGTTTCATGATTCAGGGCGGCGGTCTGACCCCCGACATGCAGGAAAAGCCGACAGGAGCGCCCATAGAGAACGAAGCGCGCAACAAGCTGAAAAACAAGACGGGCACCATCGCCATGGCCCGAACCGCCGAGGTCGACAGCGCCACGGCCCAGTTTTTCATCAACACCGAGGACAATAAATTTCTCGACAATACCGGCACCCGGCCCGAGGATTTCGGCTATGCGGTGTTCGGCAAGGTGGTCGACGGCATGGATGTGGTCTACACCATCGAACAGCAGCCCACGACCCGCACGGCCGGGCACGACGACGTGCCCGTGGAACCGGTGATCATCACCCGCGTGACGGTCATCGACTGA
- a CDS encoding carbon-nitrogen hydrolase yields MKPLRVGLVQQRCSANREQNLSKSVAGIRDAAKRGAQLVVLQELHAGLYFCQTEDTACFDQAEPIPGPSTELFGALARELDLVIVTSLFERRAPGLYHNTAVVFDRDGSMAGRYRKMHIPDDPGYYEKFYFTPGDLGFEPIPTSLGRLGVLVCWDQWYPEAARLMALAGADLLIYPTAIGWDPRDGKDEQQRQREAWLTIQRAHAVANGLAVISVNRVGLEEDPSGQSPGALFWGSSFVTGPQGEWIARAGVEDEEVLVTDIDLARSEEVRRIWPFLRDRRIDAYQELTKRYRD; encoded by the coding sequence ATGAAACCATTGCGCGTCGGCCTGGTTCAGCAGCGGTGCAGCGCGAACCGGGAACAAAATCTATCAAAAAGCGTCGCCGGCATCCGCGATGCGGCCAAACGCGGCGCTCAGCTGGTGGTGCTGCAGGAGTTGCACGCCGGCCTGTATTTCTGCCAGACGGAGGATACCGCCTGCTTCGATCAGGCGGAGCCCATCCCCGGGCCGTCGACGGAACTCTTCGGTGCTCTGGCCCGCGAACTCGACCTGGTGATCGTCACCTCGCTTTTCGAGCGGCGCGCCCCGGGCCTCTACCACAACACCGCGGTGGTCTTCGACCGCGACGGCTCCATGGCCGGCCGGTACCGCAAGATGCACATCCCCGACGATCCGGGCTACTATGAAAAATTCTATTTCACGCCGGGCGATTTGGGTTTTGAGCCCATCCCTACCTCCCTCGGCCGGCTCGGCGTCTTGGTCTGCTGGGATCAGTGGTATCCCGAAGCGGCCCGCCTCATGGCGCTGGCCGGGGCCGACCTGCTCATCTACCCGACCGCCATCGGCTGGGACCCGCGCGACGGCAAAGACGAACAGCAGCGCCAGCGCGAGGCCTGGCTGACCATCCAGCGCGCCCACGCCGTCGCCAATGGGCTTGCGGTCATCAGCGTCAACCGCGTCGGCCTGGAGGAGGATCCCAGCGGCCAATCACCCGGCGCCCTGTTCTGGGGCAGCAGCTTCGTCACCGGCCCTCAGGGCGAATGGATCGCCCGCGCCGGCGTCGAGGACGAGGAAGTTCTGGTGACCGACATCGACCTCGCGCGCAGCGAGGAGGTTCGTCGCATCTGGCCGTTTTTGCGCGACCGCCGCATCGACGCCTATCAGGAGCTGACCAAACGCTATCGCGATTGA